A single region of the Triticum dicoccoides isolate Atlit2015 ecotype Zavitan chromosome 2B, WEW_v2.0, whole genome shotgun sequence genome encodes:
- the LOC119368127 gene encoding probable E3 ubiquitin-protein ligase LUL2, which yields MGFPRRTIQYPPWRPGVAAPPPVPFPTHMERHRVVAVSAGVNVKGHTLRLEREDDGGHLLAFSFDADVPRSITVYFFAQEGDDCVLKGTKENLLKLLRKVMVRSSGNQVELESSSGTRRKVYQVLLFS from the exons ATGGGGTTCCCCCGCCGTACTATCCAGTACCCGCCATGGCGCCCGGGCGTCGCTGCGCCGCCGCCGGTGCCGTTCCCCACGCACATGGAGCGGCACAGAGTCGTTGCGGTGAGTGCCGGCGTCAACGTCAAGGGGCATACCCTGCGGCTGGAGCGCGAAGACGACGGCGGCCACCTGCTTGCCTTCTCCTTTGACGCCGACGTGCCCCGGAG CATAACAGTTTACTTCTTTGCACAAGAAGGTGACGACTGTGTCCTGAAGGGCACAAAGGAAAATTTGCTCAaacttttaaggaaggtcatggTCAGGAGTTCAGGCAACCAAGTGGAACTGGAATCAAGCTCGGGGACAAGGAGGAAAGTTTACCAAGTCTTGTTGTTTAGCTAG
- the LOC119365195 gene encoding pentatricopeptide repeat-containing protein At5g03800-like: MATSTSSSPAPLPLAPPPPPRSRLSFPAPAPPPPPATTTSTATHGTAPRLRLLPHAADPRAAHAVAAKSSADARLANAVMCGYIRAGRLIDAVEVFDRMTARDAASYSALISGHARLGSPVSAAAALFRSMRLAGLAPTEYTFVGLLTACIRRGNPRLGTQVHALAAKGRYYGGSLLVANALLGMYVKCGRLEDALRMFDSMEERDVSSWNTVLSGLVELGRYEEAFELFGDMRTADVAVDRFSLSALLTAATEGFSLPLGAAVHALSLKSGLEVDLSVGNALIGFYAEHGDSVEDVVGVFQRMPVKDVISWTGLLNGYMEFGLVDKALGVFDRMPERNFVTYNAVLTGFCQNREGVRVSFARKAGLQGLGLFRQMLENGLEMSDVTMTGVLNACAIAADRKMSEQVHTFVIKCGCGSSPWIDAALIDMCVKCGRSGDARLLFEHWRHQESFHIAWSSLLLSSVRDGEYEKALSTFLQMFRSSDIQFIDAFLLTTALGVCGALGFTELGKQMHVLAAKSGLLRACGVGNAIVSMYGKCGQLENAVTFFQRMPHRDLVSWNALITAHLLHRQGDEIWDIWSQVERLAIKPDSVTFLLIISACSCTDSDSADASMELFRCMSSKYNTEPAMEHFAAVVYVLGCWGHFDEAEQFIASMPFKPGALVWRSLLESCSKQSNMTLRRRAMNHLLALEPQDPSTYVLASNLYSESAKWHCSENTRLEMREKGIHKIPARSWTFYDNAIHSFFARDRSHPQSKDIYAGLDVLTLECIKAGYEPDTTFVLHDVEEYQKRHFLMYHSAKLAATYGLLMAGSGKIIRVVKNIRMCGDCHSFLEHASAATGKEISVRDSNAFHVFRAGICSCRE, from the coding sequence ATGGCCACTTCCACCTCATCCTCCCCTGCCCCTCTTCCCCTCGCACCCCCGCCCCCGCCCCGTTCGCGCCTCTCCTTTCCGgcccctgcgccacctcctcctcccgctaCCACCACCAGCACTGCCACCCATGGCACCGCACCCCGCCTTCGCCTCCTCCCCCACGCGGCCGACCCCCGCGCAGCGCACGCGGTCGCGGCCAAGTCTAGCGCGGACGCGCGCCTCGCGAACGCCGTCATGTGCGGCTACATCCGCGCGGGCCGCCTCATCGATGCGGTTGAGGTGTTCGACCGGATGACCGCCCGTGACGCTGCCTCCTACAGCGCGCTCATTTCGGGCCACGCCCGGCTGGGCTCCCCCGTATCTGCTGCCGCGGCGCTCTTCCGCAGCATGCGCCTCGCGGGACTCGCCCCCACAGAGTACACTTTCGTGGGCCTCCTCACCGCCTGCATCCGCAGGGGCAACCCGCGGCTCGGGACCCAGGTCCACGCGCTCGCCGCCAAGGGACGGTACTACGGCGGCTCTCTCCTCGTCGCCAACGCGCTCCTTGGCATGTACGTCAAGTGCGGTCGCTTAGAGGACGCTCTGAGGATGTTCGACAGTATGGAGGAGCGCGACGTGTCCTCGTGGAACACGGTGCTGTCCGGCCTGGTCGAGCTGGGGAGGTACGAGGAGGCGTTTGAGCTGTTTGGGGACATGAGGACGGCCGATGTTGCGGTCGACCGGTTTTCTCTGTCAGCGCTTCTGACGGCGGCTACTGAAGGGTTCAGCCTGCCTCTGGGGGCAGCGGTGCACGCTCTGTCTCTCAAGTCCGGTCTGGAGGTGGATTTGAGTGTGGGCAATGCGCTCATTGGATTTTATGCTGAGCATGGTGATTCTGTCGAGGATGTGGTTGGTGTGTTTCAGAGGATGCCAGTAAAGGACGTAATTTCGTGGACTGGGTTACTCAATGGATACATGGAATTTGGTTTAGTTGACAAGGCTCTGGGTGTGTTTGATCGGATGCCTGAGAGGAATTTTGTTACATATAATGCAGTTCTCACCGGGTTTTGTCAGAACAGGGAAGGTGTGCGAGTCAGTTTTGCTAGGAAGGCTGGGCTGCAGGGGCTCGGGTTGTTTAGGCAGATGCTGGAGAATGGGTTGGAGATGTCAGACGTTACTATGACTGGTGTCCTCAATGCTTGTGCTATTGCTGCGGATAGAAAGATGAGTGAGCAGGTTCACACATTTGTGATTAAGTGTGGCTGCGGTTCAAGTCCTTGGATTGACGCCGCATTGATAGACATGTGCGTCAAGTGTGGTAGGTCTGGAGATGCACGTCTGTTGTTTGAACATTGGCGCCACCAGGAGAGTTTTCACATTGCTTGGAGCTCTTTACTGCTTTCTAGCGTTAGAGATGGAGAGTATGAGAAAGCGCTTTCTACATTCCTTCAAATGTTTAGAAGCAGCGATATTCAGTTCATTGATGCGTTTTTGTTGACTACTGCTCTTGGAGTTTGTGGTGCTTTGGGTTTTACGGAACTTGGAAAGcaaatgcatgtgcttgctgcaaaATCTGGGCTTTTGCGTGCTTGTGGAGTTGGTAATGCAATTGTCAGTATGTATGGCAAGTGCGGACAATTGGAAAATGCAGTCACTTTCTTTCAGCGAATGCCTCATCGAGACCTTGTGtcttggaatgcgctgatcactgcTCATCTTCTCCATCGCCAGGGAGATGAAATATGGGACATATGGTCTCAAGTGGAGAGATTAGCCATCAAGCCTGACTCCGTGACCTTTCTTCTGATCATATCAGCTTGCAGTTGTACAGACTCAGATTCTGCAGATGCATCTATGGAACTGTTTCGTTGTATGTCAAGCAAGTACAACACTGAACCTGCTATGGAACACTTTGCAGCAGTTGTGTACGTCCTTGGCTGCTGGGGTCATTTTGATGAGGCTGAACAGTTTATAGCTAGTATGCCATTCAAGCCTGGTGCATTAGTTTGGCGATCTTTGCTGGAAAGCTGTAGCAAGCAGTCCAATATGACACTGCGAAGGCGAGCTATGAATCATCTACTTGCCCTGGAACCACAAGACCCATCCACATATGTTCTGGCATCTAATCTGTACTCTGAATCAGCAAAGTGGCATTGCTCAGAGAACACAAGGCTGGAGATGCGGGAAAAGGGTATCCATAAGATTCCAGCAAGGAGCTGGACATTTTATGACAATGCTATTCACTCATTTTTCGCTCGAGATAGATCACATCCTCAGTCCAAGGACATCTATGCTGGTCTGGACGTGCTAACTCTTGAGTGCATTAAGGCCGGGTATGAACCAGACACCACCTTTGTCCTACATGATGTCGAGGAATACCAAAAGAGACACTTCCTAATGTACCACAGTGCAAAGCTGGCAGCTACATATGGCCTCCTAATGGCAGGCTCTGGGAAAATTATCCGTGTCGTGAAGAACATCCGCATGTGTGGTGACTGCCACTCATTTCTGGAGCATGCCTCTGCTGCTACCGGAAAAGAGATTTCAGTCAGAGACTCGAATGCGTTTCATGTTTTTAGGGCAGGGATTTGTTCCTGTAGAGAATAG